The bacterium genome has a window encoding:
- a CDS encoding JAB domain-containing protein, whose product MNRKTNKKQMELLKSERVQQSAEAAKMETITRYRLALVREEDTPYEDVSLTHPKAVAEFLNGQLHDRPQEAMCAVYLDTRNRLIAWQIAYLGTLNRAAVEPRALFQMALLTNAAGIILAHNHPSGDPSPSAEDLAFTRRMAQAGDLIGIRLVDHLILASKTQWVSLKQRAAF is encoded by the coding sequence ATGAACAGGAAGACCAACAAGAAGCAGATGGAGCTACTGAAGTCCGAGCGGGTCCAGCAGTCGGCCGAAGCCGCTAAGATGGAGACCATCACCCGCTACCGCCTCGCCTTGGTTCGCGAAGAGGACACGCCCTACGAAGACGTCTCGCTGACCCACCCGAAAGCCGTCGCCGAATTCCTCAACGGGCAGCTCCACGACCGGCCGCAAGAAGCCATGTGTGCCGTCTACCTAGACACCCGCAACCGCCTCATCGCCTGGCAGATCGCCTACCTCGGCACCCTCAACCGAGCCGCCGTCGAACCCCGCGCCCTCTTCCAGATGGCCCTCCTGACCAACGCCGCTGGCATCATCCTCGCCCACAACCACCCCTCGGGCGATCCTTCACCTAGCGCCGAAGACCTGGCCTTCACCCGCCGGATGGCGCAAGCTGGCGACCTGATCGGGATCCGGCTCGTCGACCACCTGATTCTGGCTTCCAAGACCCAGTGGGTGTCCCTGAAGCAAAGAGCCGCGTTCTAG